A window from Variovorax sp. PBL-E5 encodes these proteins:
- a CDS encoding EAL and HDOD domain-containing protein — translation MRFDFFRRQSEGAVVHDGSGAPPRSRGDAPGQAGYLSATPLLDPQKQAIGYRLAWCAAPGGEAAGTAAHLRALLACVAMHLNDRKTGWRLGRTALFLDIDADSLLLDELQSLPPENVVLCVGPEDFAQPDVQGALLFLREQGYGVMLCRSRALPIEAELRGLVTHFDVGSGAADIVAEVRGAQVPGTAPVRLIATQIANWEEFAACAARRLEIFVGGAMAPPQLKKTDQVLQPESLLIMRLMQMIRRNDDVREIESALKHDAVLTYQLLRHINSPAIGVGVEIHSLRHAVSMLGYSPLFRWLSLLLATSNARTASPYLMKQAILRGRFVELMGQGMLAAGDADNLFVVGMFSLIDQLLGVPMEEVLAKVQLAESVQQAILARGGIYGPFLALAETCERDARDAARLSEALFLSAEQVNAAHLWAMAWTQGVNTSEAPG, via the coding sequence ATGCGATTCGACTTCTTTCGTCGCCAGTCCGAAGGCGCCGTGGTGCACGACGGATCGGGCGCGCCGCCGCGCAGCCGCGGCGATGCGCCGGGCCAAGCCGGCTACCTGAGCGCCACGCCGCTGCTCGATCCGCAGAAGCAGGCGATCGGCTATCGGCTGGCCTGGTGCGCGGCGCCGGGTGGCGAGGCGGCCGGCACCGCCGCGCACCTGCGGGCGCTTCTGGCTTGCGTGGCCATGCATCTCAACGACCGCAAGACCGGCTGGCGACTGGGCCGCACGGCGCTGTTCCTGGACATCGATGCCGACTCGCTGCTGCTGGACGAACTGCAATCGCTGCCGCCCGAGAACGTGGTGCTGTGCGTGGGGCCGGAAGACTTCGCGCAGCCGGACGTGCAGGGTGCGCTCCTGTTCCTTCGCGAGCAGGGCTACGGCGTGATGCTGTGCCGCAGCCGGGCGCTCCCGATCGAAGCGGAGTTGCGCGGACTGGTCACGCACTTCGATGTCGGCAGCGGCGCCGCCGACATCGTCGCCGAGGTGCGCGGCGCACAGGTGCCGGGCACGGCGCCGGTCCGCCTGATCGCGACGCAGATCGCGAACTGGGAAGAGTTCGCCGCCTGCGCCGCGCGCCGCCTGGAGATCTTCGTCGGCGGCGCCATGGCGCCGCCGCAGCTGAAGAAGACCGATCAGGTCCTGCAGCCGGAGTCGCTCCTGATCATGCGGCTGATGCAGATGATCCGGCGCAACGACGACGTGCGCGAGATCGAGTCCGCGCTCAAGCACGATGCGGTGCTGACCTACCAGTTGCTGCGGCACATCAACTCGCCCGCCATCGGCGTCGGCGTCGAGATCCATTCGCTGCGGCACGCGGTGTCCATGCTCGGCTACTCGCCGCTGTTCCGCTGGCTCTCGCTGCTGCTGGCCACCAGCAATGCGCGGACCGCCTCGCCCTACCTGATGAAGCAGGCCATCCTGCGCGGCCGCTTCGTCGAGCTGATGGGGCAGGGCATGCTGGCGGCCGGGGACGCCGACAACCTCTTCGTGGTCGGCATGTTTTCCCTGATCGACCAGCTGCTGGGCGTGCCGATGGAAGAAGTGCTGGCCAAGGTGCAGCTCGCCGAATCGGTCCAGCAGGCGATCCTCGCGCGCGGCGGCATCTACGGCCCCTTCCTCGCGCTCGCCGAAACCTGCGAACGCGACGCCCGCGATGCGGCGCGCCTGTCGGAAGCCTTGTTCCTCAGTGCCGAACAGGTCAATGCGGCGCACCTCTGGGCGATGGCATGGACGCAGGGCGTGAACACCTCCGAGGCACCGGGCTGA
- a CDS encoding CheR family methyltransferase, whose protein sequence is MGPLREMSAMYIEMPSSTSPVNSEFLFTDSDFAKIRTLIHRRAGIALGEQKRQMVYSRLSRRLRELRLPEFSTYLQLLESSSDGDEWQSFINSLTTNLTSFFREAHHFPALAEHVRKAREPVTVWCAAASTGEEPYSIAITLIEALGERASTARIIATDIDTVVLAKASAGVFSLEQVNRLSAERLKRFFNRGTGANAGRVRIRPEVAAMVKFARLNLLDPSWSVKEPVDAVFCRNVMIYFDKPTQKKVLGRFAPLLKPGGLLFAGHSENASLVDPNFKPLGQTVYALARGRVPGTDTGTS, encoded by the coding sequence ATCGGGCCATTGCGCGAGATGTCCGCCATGTACATTGAAATGCCCTCATCGACATCGCCCGTGAACTCCGAATTCCTCTTCACCGACAGCGACTTCGCGAAGATCCGGACGCTGATCCATCGCCGTGCCGGCATCGCGCTGGGCGAGCAGAAACGCCAGATGGTCTACAGCCGGCTCTCGCGGCGTCTGCGCGAATTGCGGCTGCCGGAGTTCTCGACCTATCTGCAATTGCTGGAATCCAGCAGCGACGGCGACGAATGGCAGTCGTTCATCAACTCGCTGACCACCAACCTGACCTCGTTCTTTCGCGAGGCCCATCACTTCCCGGCGCTGGCCGAGCACGTGCGCAAGGCACGAGAGCCTGTCACGGTCTGGTGCGCGGCCGCATCGACGGGCGAGGAGCCGTATTCGATCGCCATCACCCTGATCGAGGCGCTCGGCGAGCGCGCGAGCACGGCGCGCATCATCGCCACCGACATCGACACCGTCGTGCTGGCCAAGGCCTCGGCCGGTGTCTTCAGCCTCGAACAGGTCAACCGGCTTTCGGCCGAGCGCCTGAAGCGCTTCTTCAACAGGGGCACGGGTGCCAATGCCGGGCGCGTGCGCATCCGCCCCGAAGTGGCTGCGATGGTCAAGTTCGCGCGGCTCAACCTGCTCGATCCCTCGTGGTCGGTGAAGGAGCCGGTGGACGCCGTCTTCTGCCGCAACGTGATGATCTATTTCGACAAGCCGACGCAGAAGAAAGTGCTGGGTCGCTTCGCGCCGCTGCTCAAGCCGGGCGGACTGCTGTTCGCCGGCCACTCCGAGAACGCATCGCTGGTCGACCCCAACTTCAAGCCGCTGGGCCAGACGGTCTATGCGCTGGCGCGCGGCCGCGTCCCGGGCACGGACACAGGCACCTCATGA
- the cheD gene encoding chemoreceptor glutamine deamidase CheD, whose amino-acid sequence MSAAEPGSVASLHYFDRDVGRMAVKLLPSEYYVTTTGTVLSTVLGSCVAACLLDAEAGVAGMNHFMLPEDGEPANRDAGAAMRYGAYAMDVLIREMVRAGALRERLSAKVFGGAAVLANMTTLNIGDRNADFVLRYLQAQRIAIAAQDLRGQHARRVCFLPITGKAVVRKLRAQTDVQLIQREEGELLRKLSGLHAAPGAEKNRAVAGDVLLAARRRGSW is encoded by the coding sequence ATGAGCGCAGCGGAACCGGGCTCGGTGGCCAGCCTCCACTACTTCGACCGCGATGTCGGCCGCATGGCCGTCAAGCTGCTGCCGTCGGAGTACTACGTCACCACCACCGGCACCGTGCTGAGCACGGTGCTGGGCTCGTGCGTGGCGGCCTGCCTGCTGGATGCCGAGGCCGGCGTCGCCGGCATGAACCATTTCATGCTGCCCGAGGACGGCGAGCCCGCGAACCGCGATGCCGGCGCCGCGATGCGCTACGGCGCCTATGCGATGGACGTGCTGATCCGCGAGATGGTCCGCGCCGGCGCGCTGCGCGAACGTCTTTCGGCCAAGGTGTTCGGCGGCGCCGCGGTGCTGGCCAACATGACCACGCTCAACATCGGCGACCGCAACGCGGACTTCGTGCTGCGCTATCTGCAGGCGCAGCGCATCGCGATCGCTGCGCAGGACCTGCGCGGCCAGCATGCGCGCCGGGTGTGCTTCCTGCCGATCACCGGCAAGGCCGTCGTGCGCAAGCTGCGCGCGCAGACCGACGTCCAGCTGATCCAGCGCGAGGAGGGCGAGCTGCTGCGCAAGCTGTCGGGACTGCACGCTGCTCCCGGCGCGGAAAAGAACAGGGCCGTGGCCGGCGATGTCTTGCTCGCAGCCCGAAGAAGGGGAAGCTGGTGA
- a CDS encoding protein-glutamate methylesterase/protein-glutamine glutaminase, with translation MTEIINSQPDMTVIGTAADPLVARDLIKATHPDVLTLDVEMPRMDGLEFLEKLMRLRPMPVVMVSSLTERGSEIALRALELGAIDFVTKPRLGVRDGLLNYTELIAGKVRTAAAARLLPARHAISAKAAPELQEALLRSPLLSTEKLIIIGASTGGTEAIREVLQPLPPDSPAVLIAQHMPAGFTKSFAQRLDGLCRIGVKEAEQGERVLPGHAYIAPGGYHLSLGRSGANYVAQVDQAPPVNRHRPSIDVLFDSVARHAGKNAIGMILTGMGRDGAEGLLRMRQAGAHTLAQDEASCVVFGMPREAIALGAVDEVAPLAEMCRRVMAHLRTFGARANRV, from the coding sequence ATGACCGAGATCATCAACAGCCAGCCCGACATGACGGTGATCGGCACGGCCGCGGACCCGCTGGTGGCGCGCGACCTCATCAAGGCCACGCATCCCGACGTGCTCACGCTCGACGTCGAGATGCCGCGCATGGATGGCCTCGAGTTCCTCGAGAAGCTCATGCGGCTGCGGCCGATGCCGGTGGTCATGGTGTCCTCGCTGACCGAGCGCGGCTCGGAGATCGCGCTGCGCGCGCTCGAGCTCGGCGCCATCGACTTCGTCACCAAGCCGCGCCTGGGCGTGCGCGACGGCCTGCTCAACTACACCGAACTGATCGCCGGCAAGGTCCGCACCGCCGCCGCCGCGCGGCTGCTGCCGGCGCGCCATGCCATCTCGGCGAAGGCCGCGCCCGAGCTGCAGGAGGCCTTGCTGCGCAGTCCGCTCCTGAGCACCGAGAAGCTGATCATCATCGGCGCTTCCACCGGCGGCACCGAAGCCATTCGCGAAGTGCTGCAGCCGCTGCCGCCGGATTCGCCCGCGGTGCTGATCGCGCAGCACATGCCGGCCGGCTTCACGAAGTCCTTCGCACAGCGCCTGGACGGCCTGTGCCGCATCGGCGTCAAGGAGGCCGAGCAGGGCGAGCGCGTGCTGCCGGGCCATGCGTACATCGCGCCCGGCGGCTATCACCTGTCGCTCGGCCGCAGCGGCGCCAACTACGTGGCCCAGGTCGACCAGGCGCCGCCGGTGAACCGCCACCGCCCCTCGATCGACGTGCTGTTCGATTCGGTGGCCCGGCATGCCGGCAAGAACGCCATCGGAATGATCCTCACCGGCATGGGCCGGGACGGCGCGGAAGGCCTGCTGCGCATGCGGCAGGCCGGCGCGCACACGCTGGCGCAGGACGAGGCGAGCTGCGTCGTCTTCGGCATGCCGCGCGAGGCGATCGCGCTCGGCGCCGTGGACGAAGTGGCGCCGCTGGCGGAGATGTGCCGCCGCGTGATGGCGCATCTGCGCACCTTCGGCGCGCGCGCGAACCGGGTCTGA
- the flhB gene encoding flagellar biosynthesis protein FlhB, giving the protein MAEESDLEKTEPASARRLEKAREEGNVARSRELTTFVMLGTAIAGLWFSAGSLGGSLGGALRHGLQFERATAFDPSQMLARTGLMALQALLALAPLFAMMVVAAVVAPMMLGGWLFSTKSVAPNFGKLNPLAGIGRMFSTQTLADLVKALVKSMLIGGVAYKVIVGNLEAVMALMAQPVSAALPQTVMLVARNCALIAATLLLVALIDVPYQLWSYYRKLRMSREDLRQEHKESEGDPHIKAQIRRQQQQMARRRMMAEVPKADIVVTNPTHFAVALKYLDSDMRAPRVVAKGTDLVAARIREIAVANNVAILEAPPLTRALYKHTRLGDEIPGGLYTAVAEVLAWVYQLKRWKSEGGEAPRTPTDLAIPESLQYSLKTA; this is encoded by the coding sequence ATGGCTGAGGAAAGCGATCTCGAGAAAACGGAACCTGCCTCCGCGCGGCGCCTGGAGAAGGCGCGCGAGGAAGGCAACGTGGCTCGCTCGCGCGAGCTGACCACCTTCGTCATGCTGGGCACCGCCATCGCCGGCCTGTGGTTCAGCGCCGGCTCGCTCGGCGGCAGCCTCGGCGGCGCCTTGCGCCACGGCTTGCAGTTCGAGCGCGCCACGGCCTTCGATCCCTCGCAGATGCTGGCCCGCACCGGCCTGATGGCGCTGCAGGCGCTGCTGGCGCTGGCGCCGCTGTTCGCGATGATGGTGGTGGCGGCCGTGGTCGCGCCGATGATGCTGGGCGGCTGGCTGTTCTCGACCAAGTCGGTGGCGCCGAATTTCGGCAAGCTCAATCCGCTGGCCGGCATCGGCCGCATGTTTTCCACGCAGACGCTGGCCGATCTGGTCAAGGCGCTCGTCAAGTCGATGCTGATCGGCGGTGTCGCCTACAAGGTGATCGTCGGCAACCTCGAGGCCGTGATGGCGCTGATGGCGCAGCCGGTGAGCGCCGCGCTGCCGCAGACCGTGATGCTGGTGGCGCGCAACTGCGCGCTGATCGCGGCCACGCTGCTGCTGGTGGCGCTGATCGACGTGCCTTACCAACTGTGGAGCTACTACCGCAAGCTGCGCATGTCGCGCGAGGACCTGCGCCAGGAGCACAAGGAAAGCGAAGGCGATCCGCACATCAAGGCGCAGATCCGCCGCCAGCAGCAGCAGATGGCGCGCCGCCGGATGATGGCCGAGGTGCCCAAGGCCGACATCGTCGTTACCAACCCGACCCACTTCGCGGTCGCGCTCAAGTACCTCGACAGCGACATGCGCGCGCCGCGCGTGGTGGCCAAGGGCACCGACCTGGTGGCTGCGCGCATCCGCGAGATCGCGGTGGCGAACAACGTCGCCATCCTCGAGGCGCCGCCGCTCACGCGCGCGCTCTACAAGCACACGCGGCTGGGCGACGAGATCCCGGGCGGCCTCTACACCGCCGTGGCCGAGGTGCTGGCCTGGGTCTACCAGCTCAAGCGCTGGAAGAGCGAAGGCGGCGAGGCGCCGCGCACGCCGACCGACCTGGCGATTCCCGAATCGCTCCAATATTCCTTGAAGACCGCATGA
- the flhF gene encoding flagellar biosynthesis protein FlhF, producing MSIPTDVRTAARKFVATTSREALRLVREALGAEAIVLTNRALPDGVEIVAMAHGDVAEALEGATSAPALAPPIQPAPADTVLNELHSMRGMIEEQLASVVWNDKQRRDPVRGRLLRTLLGAGFSARLSKAMLERLPTGQSYAQGMAFARAELIRAVPVHEDEDALLAQGGVYALMGPTGVGKTTTTAKLAARCVMRFGADKLALVTTDSYRIGAYEQLRIYGQILDVPVYAVKDAADLHLVLQDLRDKHMVLIDTVGMSQRDRAVSDQIAMLCNSHRPVKRLLLLNATSHGDTLNEVVHAYRNGGGGNALAGCIFTKVDEATHPGALIDTVIRHRLPVHYISSGQKVPENLMLADRAQLVDSVFQPRRHNPLFVPAEIDLQDEPAGAASSAQVVQAQAETDRLRVQYQNLIRAMAHDAQELATAAGALAGAQIGFEAARRLWRQAADEDTGHKAVLQDLLLHARSEIAAGCETHVLALCGQVGLRSNEGVDAYECQGSLMLSDRSGLPLAAPNQWLSTAATAGGSAADAKRKPGMRQIPWLRGQDFGKPLVHLLSKLPGADFMVQWQAQGQQWLARAPGSTGVIDPRSGAARTLARMDWDFAPPHPVVFRGKPARQCEAQAEVVLRGAAVADAGDAAMPALRCVVTRVMDAQGRKVLAQGYLLTNIVVGVAAQQLAQWQAWAAEAEPCFRLIRQGVQQVGGIGEPGDPHMMKRLLIAGQVTTTVWRLLHAKGEWADRTRMLLNQLTGRPVRSSRPLTGNALYGGVGKLFLLLEALGTESTAPTRRSEAMAQHG from the coding sequence TTGAGCATCCCGACCGACGTGCGCACCGCCGCACGCAAATTCGTCGCGACCACCAGCCGCGAGGCCTTGCGCCTCGTGCGCGAGGCCCTGGGCGCGGAAGCCATCGTGCTGACCAACCGTGCGCTGCCCGACGGCGTGGAGATCGTGGCCATGGCGCATGGCGACGTGGCCGAAGCGCTGGAAGGCGCCACGTCCGCGCCGGCACTCGCGCCGCCGATTCAGCCCGCGCCCGCCGACACGGTGCTCAACGAACTGCATTCGATGCGCGGCATGATCGAGGAACAGCTCGCGAGCGTCGTCTGGAACGACAAGCAGCGCCGCGACCCGGTGCGCGGCCGCCTCTTGCGCACGCTGCTCGGCGCCGGCTTCAGCGCGCGCCTGTCGAAGGCCATGCTCGAGAGACTGCCGACCGGCCAGAGCTATGCGCAGGGCATGGCCTTCGCGCGCGCCGAGCTGATCCGCGCGGTGCCGGTGCACGAGGACGAGGATGCGCTGCTCGCGCAGGGTGGCGTCTACGCGCTGATGGGGCCGACCGGCGTCGGCAAGACCACCACCACCGCCAAGCTCGCCGCACGCTGCGTCATGCGCTTCGGTGCCGACAAGCTGGCGCTGGTCACCACCGACAGCTACCGCATCGGCGCCTACGAGCAGCTGCGCATCTACGGCCAGATCCTCGACGTGCCGGTGTATGCGGTGAAGGACGCGGCCGACCTGCACCTGGTGCTGCAGGACCTGCGCGACAAGCACATGGTGCTGATCGACACCGTCGGCATGAGCCAGCGCGACCGCGCCGTCTCCGACCAGATCGCGATGCTGTGCAACAGCCATCGCCCGGTCAAGCGGCTGCTGCTGCTCAACGCGACCAGCCACGGCGACACGCTCAACGAAGTGGTGCATGCCTACCGCAACGGCGGTGGCGGCAATGCGCTGGCCGGCTGCATCTTCACCAAGGTCGACGAGGCCACGCATCCGGGCGCGCTGATCGACACGGTGATCCGTCACCGCCTGCCGGTGCACTACATCTCCAGCGGCCAGAAGGTGCCCGAGAACCTGATGCTGGCCGACCGCGCGCAGCTGGTCGACAGCGTGTTCCAGCCGCGGCGCCACAACCCGCTCTTCGTGCCGGCCGAGATCGACCTGCAGGACGAGCCCGCGGGCGCCGCGTCCTCGGCGCAGGTGGTGCAGGCGCAGGCCGAGACCGATCGACTGCGCGTGCAATACCAGAACCTGATCCGCGCGATGGCGCACGACGCGCAGGAACTCGCGACCGCCGCCGGCGCACTGGCCGGCGCGCAGATCGGCTTCGAGGCGGCGCGCCGCCTCTGGCGGCAGGCGGCCGACGAGGACACCGGCCACAAGGCTGTGCTGCAGGACTTGCTGCTGCATGCGCGCAGCGAGATCGCCGCGGGCTGCGAGACCCATGTGCTGGCGCTGTGCGGCCAGGTCGGGCTGCGCTCCAACGAAGGTGTCGATGCCTACGAATGCCAGGGCAGCCTGATGCTGTCCGATCGCAGCGGCCTGCCGCTGGCCGCGCCGAACCAGTGGCTCTCGACCGCGGCGACCGCGGGCGGAAGCGCCGCGGACGCGAAGCGCAAGCCCGGCATGCGCCAGATCCCCTGGCTGCGCGGGCAGGACTTCGGCAAGCCGCTGGTGCACCTGCTGTCGAAGCTGCCCGGTGCGGACTTCATGGTGCAGTGGCAGGCCCAGGGCCAGCAGTGGCTGGCGCGCGCACCGGGCTCCACCGGCGTGATCGATCCGCGCTCCGGCGCCGCGCGCACGCTGGCGCGCATGGACTGGGACTTCGCGCCGCCGCATCCGGTGGTCTTTCGCGGCAAGCCGGCGCGGCAATGCGAGGCGCAGGCCGAAGTGGTGTTGCGTGGCGCGGCCGTGGCCGATGCCGGCGACGCCGCGATGCCCGCGCTGCGCTGCGTCGTGACGCGCGTGATGGATGCGCAGGGCCGCAAGGTCCTCGCGCAGGGCTATCTGCTCACCAACATCGTCGTCGGCGTCGCCGCGCAGCAGCTCGCGCAGTGGCAGGCCTGGGCCGCCGAGGCGGAGCCGTGCTTTCGCCTGATCCGCCAGGGCGTGCAGCAGGTCGGCGGCATCGGCGAGCCGGGCGATCCGCACATGATGAAGCGCCTGTTGATCGCCGGCCAGGTGACGACCACCGTGTGGCGCCTGCTGCACGCGAAGGGCGAATGGGCCGACCGCACGCGCATGCTGCTGAACCAGCTCACCGGCCGGCCGGTGCGCTCCAGCCGGCCGCTCACCGGCAACGCGCTGTACGGGGGCGTCGGCAAGCTGTTCCTGCTGCTCGAGGCGCTCGGCACCGAATCCACCGCACCGACCCGCCGCTCCGAGGCGATGGCGCAGCATGGGTGA
- the cheY gene encoding chemotaxis response regulator CheY yields MIDKSIKILVVDDFPTMRRIVRNLLKELEFLNVDEAEDGAAGIEKLRGGNFGFVVSDWNMPNMDGLTMLKTIRADPALGKLPVLMVTAEAKKENIIAAAQAGANGYVVKPFTAATLEEKITKIFEKLHKEAA; encoded by the coding sequence GTGATCGACAAGAGCATCAAGATATTGGTCGTGGATGACTTTCCGACCATGCGCCGCATCGTGCGCAACCTGTTGAAGGAGCTGGAGTTCCTCAACGTCGACGAAGCCGAGGACGGCGCCGCAGGCATCGAGAAGCTGCGCGGCGGCAACTTCGGCTTCGTGGTCTCGGACTGGAACATGCCCAACATGGACGGGCTGACCATGCTCAAGACCATCCGCGCCGATCCGGCGCTCGGCAAGCTGCCGGTGCTGATGGTCACGGCCGAGGCCAAGAAGGAGAACATCATCGCCGCCGCGCAAGCGGGCGCGAACGGCTACGTGGTCAAGCCCTTCACCGCGGCGACGCTGGAGGAGAAGATCACCAAGATCTTCGAGAAGCTCCACAAAGAGGCGGCCTGA
- the flhA gene encoding flagellar biosynthesis protein FlhA: protein MNAMANLMRLPTQMFSGTQFKGLAGPVLIIMILSMMVLPLPPFLLDLLFTFNIAMSVMVLLVSMYTMKALDFAAFPAVLLFSTLLRLSLNVASTRVVLLHGHTGPDAAGKVIEAFGHFLVGGNFAVGVMVFIILVLINFMVITKGAGRIAEVGARFMLDAMPGKQMAIDADLNAGLIGEDVARKRRTEVAQEADFYGSMDGASKFVRGDAVAGLLIMVINIIGGLVVGVVQHGLDFSAAGKTYTLLAIGDGLVAQIPALVISTAAGVIVSRVTTDEDVGSQLTGQLFSNPQVLFLTAGIIGLMGLIPGMPNLAFLLIAGGLCWLGRRILMRKPLAAAERADAAVQAAAATAAEPAEATWDDVALVDPLGMEVGYRLIPLVDQSQHGELLGRIKSIRKKVAQEIGFLVPVVHIRDNLEISPNAYIVSLKGVEIGRGEAFPNQWMAINPGQVNGTLPGTPTKDPAFGLPAIWIDGTHRQQAQIHGYTVVDACTVMATHLNHLIQTHAAELLGRQEVQQLLDQIAKTAPKLTEDLVPKIVTLSTLHKVLQNLLDEQVPIRDMRTILDVMAEHAPSVKDATELTSLTRLALGRAITQQLFPGDTELQVIGLDGSLDGVLQQAMTNSSGIEPGLADSLLQQAQAAIARQEQMGLVPVLVVQHPLRVLLSRFLRRSLPQLKVLSHAEIPDSRNIKITATLGGRV from the coding sequence ATGAACGCGATGGCCAACTTGATGCGTCTGCCGACGCAGATGTTCTCCGGCACCCAGTTCAAGGGACTGGCCGGCCCGGTGCTCATCATCATGATCCTGAGCATGATGGTGCTGCCGCTGCCGCCCTTCCTGCTGGACCTGCTGTTCACCTTCAACATCGCGATGTCGGTGATGGTGCTGCTGGTCAGCATGTACACGATGAAGGCGCTGGACTTCGCGGCCTTCCCCGCGGTGCTGCTGTTCTCGACGCTGCTGCGCCTGTCGCTCAACGTGGCGTCGACGCGCGTGGTGCTGCTGCACGGCCACACCGGGCCCGACGCCGCCGGCAAGGTGATCGAGGCCTTCGGCCACTTCCTGGTCGGCGGCAACTTCGCGGTCGGCGTGATGGTCTTCATCATCCTGGTGCTGATCAACTTCATGGTGATCACCAAGGGCGCGGGCCGCATCGCCGAGGTCGGCGCGCGCTTCATGCTCGACGCCATGCCCGGCAAGCAGATGGCGATCGACGCCGACCTCAACGCCGGCCTGATCGGCGAGGACGTGGCCCGCAAGCGCCGCACCGAGGTCGCGCAGGAAGCCGACTTCTACGGCTCGATGGACGGCGCCAGCAAGTTCGTGCGCGGCGACGCGGTGGCGGGCCTTTTGATCATGGTCATCAACATCATCGGCGGGCTGGTGGTCGGCGTGGTGCAGCACGGCCTCGACTTCTCGGCCGCCGGCAAGACCTACACGCTGCTGGCCATCGGCGACGGCCTGGTGGCGCAGATCCCGGCGCTGGTGATCTCGACCGCCGCCGGCGTGATCGTGTCGCGCGTGACCACCGACGAGGACGTCGGCAGCCAGCTGACCGGCCAGCTGTTCTCCAACCCGCAGGTGCTGTTCCTCACGGCCGGCATCATCGGCCTGATGGGCCTGATCCCGGGCATGCCCAACCTGGCCTTCCTGCTGATCGCCGGCGGCCTGTGCTGGCTCGGCCGCCGCATCCTGATGCGCAAGCCGCTCGCGGCCGCCGAGCGCGCCGACGCTGCGGTGCAGGCCGCGGCCGCGACGGCCGCCGAGCCGGCCGAGGCGACCTGGGACGACGTCGCGCTGGTCGATCCGCTGGGCATGGAAGTCGGCTACCGCCTGATCCCGCTGGTCGACCAGTCGCAGCACGGCGAGCTGCTCGGCCGCATCAAGAGCATCCGCAAGAAGGTCGCGCAGGAGATCGGCTTCCTGGTGCCGGTGGTCCACATTCGCGACAACCTCGAGATCAGTCCCAACGCCTACATCGTCAGCCTGAAGGGCGTGGAGATCGGCCGCGGCGAGGCTTTCCCGAACCAGTGGATGGCGATCAATCCCGGCCAGGTGAACGGCACGCTGCCCGGCACGCCGACCAAGGATCCGGCCTTCGGCCTGCCCGCGATCTGGATCGACGGCACGCACCGCCAGCAGGCGCAGATCCACGGCTACACGGTGGTCGATGCCTGCACCGTGATGGCCACGCACCTGAACCACCTGATCCAGACCCATGCCGCCGAGCTGCTCGGCCGCCAGGAAGTGCAGCAGCTGCTCGACCAGATCGCCAAGACGGCGCCGAAGCTGACCGAAGACCTGGTGCCGAAAATCGTCACGTTGAGCACGCTGCACAAGGTGCTGCAGAACCTGCTCGACGAACAGGTGCCGATCCGCGACATGCGCACCATCCTCGACGTCATGGCCGAGCATGCGCCGAGCGTCAAGGACGCTACCGAGCTCACGTCGCTGACGCGCCTGGCCCTCGGCCGCGCGATCACGCAGCAGCTGTTCCCGGGCGATACCGAGCTGCAGGTGATCGGCCTCGACGGCTCGCTCGACGGCGTGCTGCAGCAGGCGATGACCAACAGCAGCGGCATCGAGCCGGGCCTTGCCGACAGCCTGCTGCAGCAGGCGCAGGCCGCGATCGCGCGCCAGGAACAGATGGGCCTGGTGCCGGTGCTGGTCGTCCAGCATCCGCTGCGCGTGCTGCTGTCGCGCTTCCTGCGCCGCAGCCTGCCGCAGCTGAAGGTTCTGTCCCATGCGGAGATCCCTGACTCCCGCAACATCAAGATCACCGCCACCCTTGGAGGAAGAGTTTGA
- the cheZ gene encoding protein phosphatase CheZ: MNRDAFETVEQGNTAEQLLGRIGQLTRQLREGLRELGLDKEVAKAAQAIPDARDRLNYVAAMTERAAHRALNAVDAAQPLQEGLAADAKALSKRWDEWFASPIELNDARELVRDTRGYLQEVPQKTGGINTQLMEILMAQDFQDLTGQVIKKMMEVVNDVETQLLQVLIDNAPIERRPEAVSTVSTVSTSLQNGPQIVPGNPEAVTDQAQVDDLLESLGF; encoded by the coding sequence ATGAACCGCGACGCGTTCGAAACCGTGGAGCAGGGGAACACCGCCGAACAGTTGCTCGGCCGCATCGGGCAGTTGACGCGCCAGTTGCGCGAAGGCCTGCGCGAGCTGGGGCTCGACAAGGAGGTGGCCAAGGCCGCGCAGGCGATCCCCGATGCGCGTGACCGCCTGAACTATGTCGCTGCCATGACCGAGCGGGCGGCGCACCGCGCGCTCAATGCGGTCGATGCCGCGCAGCCGTTGCAGGAAGGCCTGGCGGCGGATGCCAAGGCGCTCAGCAAGCGCTGGGACGAATGGTTCGCCAGCCCGATCGAGCTCAACGACGCGCGCGAGCTGGTGCGCGACACGCGCGGCTACCTGCAGGAGGTGCCGCAGAAGACCGGCGGCATCAACACCCAGCTGATGGAGATCCTGATGGCGCAGGACTTCCAGGACCTGACAGGCCAGGTCATCAAGAAGATGATGGAAGTGGTCAACGATGTCGAGACGCAGCTGCTGCAGGTGCTGATCGACAACGCGCCGATCGAGAGGCGCCCGGAGGCCGTCAGCACCGTCAGCACCGTCAGCACCAGCTTGCAGAACGGCCCGCAGATCGTCCCCGGCAATCCCGAGGCGGTGACCGATCAGGCGCAGGTCGACGACCTGCTCGAAAGCCTCGGTTTCTGA